A section of the Marinimicrobium koreense genome encodes:
- the ftsZ gene encoding cell division protein FtsZ: protein MFELVDNIPQNAVIKVIGVGGGGGNAVKHMIDSNIEGVEFICANTDAQALKDIDSRTVLQLGHSMTKGLGAGANPEVGRQAAMEDRERIAEVLRGADMVFIAAGMGGGTGTGGAPIVAEVARDLGILTVAVVTKPFPFEGRKRMVVADAGIKELQERVDSLITIPNEKLLSVLGKSTSLLDAFKAANNVLLGAVQGIADLIIRPGMINVDFADVRTVMSEMGMAMMGTGHATGENRAREAAEAAIRSPLLEDVNLQGARGILVNITAGIDLSLGEYSEVGNTIEEFASSDATVVVGTVIDPEMSDELRVTVVATGLGVPAKEEKPAGKTKVVVDNTRRKNTGEVDYSSYERPTVMRQNAQATGQATATAPATEKELEYLDIPAFLRRQAD from the coding sequence ATGTTCGAGCTCGTAGACAACATCCCGCAAAATGCCGTGATTAAAGTCATTGGTGTCGGTGGTGGCGGTGGCAACGCCGTAAAGCACATGATCGACAGCAACATTGAAGGCGTGGAGTTCATCTGCGCCAATACCGACGCACAGGCGCTCAAGGACATTGACTCGCGCACCGTACTGCAACTGGGCCACAGCATGACCAAGGGCCTGGGTGCGGGCGCCAACCCCGAAGTGGGCCGTCAGGCCGCCATGGAAGACCGTGAACGCATCGCCGAAGTACTGCGCGGGGCCGACATGGTGTTTATAGCCGCCGGCATGGGTGGCGGCACCGGCACCGGTGGGGCGCCGATCGTGGCCGAAGTGGCCCGCGATCTGGGCATCCTGACCGTGGCGGTGGTCACCAAGCCGTTCCCCTTCGAAGGTCGCAAGCGCATGGTCGTAGCCGATGCCGGTATCAAGGAGCTGCAGGAGCGGGTGGACTCATTGATTACCATCCCGAACGAAAAGCTGCTCTCGGTGCTGGGTAAGTCCACCAGTCTTCTGGATGCGTTCAAGGCGGCCAACAACGTCCTGCTCGGCGCGGTACAGGGTATTGCCGACCTGATCATTCGTCCGGGTATGATCAACGTCGACTTTGCCGACGTGCGTACGGTGATGTCCGAAATGGGCATGGCGATGATGGGTACTGGCCACGCAACCGGTGAGAACCGGGCCCGCGAGGCGGCTGAGGCGGCCATTCGCAGTCCGCTGCTGGAAGATGTCAACCTTCAGGGCGCGCGCGGTATTCTGGTGAATATCACTGCCGGTATCGACCTGTCGTTGGGTGAGTACTCCGAGGTGGGCAATACCATCGAAGAGTTTGCCTCCTCCGATGCTACCGTGGTGGTCGGTACCGTGATCGATCCCGAAATGTCCGACGAGCTACGGGTCACCGTGGTGGCCACGGGCCTGGGCGTCCCCGCAAAGGAAGAAAAGCCCGCCGGTAAAACCAAGGTGGTGGTAGACAATACCCGCCGCAAGAACACCGGTGAGGTGGACTACAGCAGTTACGAGCGCCCCACGGTCATGCGCCAGAACGCTCAGGCCACCGGGCAGGCCACGGCGACCGCGCCGGCGACCGAGAAGGAGCTGGAGTATCTGGACATTCCGGCTTTCCTGCGCCGTCAGGCGGATTGA
- the lpxC gene encoding UDP-3-O-acyl-N-acetylglucosamine deacetylase, whose protein sequence is MIRQRTLKNAIRATGVGLHTGQKVYLTLLPAPADAGIVFRRVDLDPVVEIEAKAENVGDTTLSTTLVKGDVRVSTVEHLLSAMAGLGIDNAIVEVSAPEVPIMDGSAGPFVFLIQSAGIQEQAAAKKFIRIKKPVTVEEGDKVASFLPFDGFKVTFSIDFNHPVFEGRNLQTSVDFSSTSFVKEVSRARTFGFMHEIEYLRSKGLAKGGSVDNAIVVDDYRILNEDGLRYEDEFVKHKVLDAIGDLYLLGNSLIGEFRAHKSGHGLNNKSLRQLIAQRDAWEVVTFEDESTAPISYMKPLLAV, encoded by the coding sequence ATGATCAGACAACGCACGCTCAAAAATGCCATCCGGGCCACCGGTGTTGGCTTGCACACCGGTCAGAAAGTATATCTGACCCTTCTGCCGGCACCTGCGGATGCCGGAATCGTGTTCCGCCGGGTCGATCTGGATCCGGTCGTTGAGATCGAAGCCAAAGCCGAAAACGTCGGCGATACCACGCTGTCCACGACCCTGGTCAAGGGCGATGTGCGGGTGTCCACGGTTGAGCACCTGCTGTCAGCGATGGCCGGGCTCGGAATTGATAACGCCATCGTTGAGGTGAGCGCGCCGGAAGTCCCCATTATGGACGGTAGCGCTGGCCCCTTCGTATTCCTGATCCAGTCCGCTGGTATTCAGGAGCAGGCGGCCGCCAAGAAATTCATCCGGATCAAGAAGCCGGTGACAGTTGAAGAAGGCGACAAAGTAGCGAGCTTCCTGCCCTTCGACGGTTTCAAGGTCACTTTTTCCATTGACTTCAACCACCCGGTGTTTGAGGGGCGTAATCTTCAGACGTCCGTGGATTTCTCCAGCACCTCCTTCGTGAAGGAAGTGAGCCGCGCCCGAACCTTTGGTTTTATGCATGAGATTGAGTATCTGCGCTCCAAAGGTCTGGCGAAAGGCGGCAGTGTCGACAACGCCATCGTCGTGGACGACTACCGGATTCTGAACGAGGACGGTCTGCGTTACGAGGATGAGTTCGTCAAGCACAAGGTGCTCGATGCGATTGGCGACCTGTACTTGCTGGGCAACAGCCTGATTGGCGAGTTCCGGGCCCACAAATCAGGGCACGGCCTGAATAACAAGTCCCTGCGTCAGCTCATTGCCCAGCGCGATGCCTGGGAAGTGGTGACATTTGAAGACGAGAGTACCGCACCGATCTCTTACATGAAGCCGCTGTTGGCGGTGTAA
- the ftsA gene encoding cell division protein FtsA, whose translation MAHVADSKMIVGLDIGTSKVVAIVGAITPEGELEVVGIGSHRSSGLKKGVVVNIESTVQSIQRAIEEAELMAGCQIHSVYAGIAGSHIRSLNSHGIVAIKDREVYPQDLERVIDAAQAVAIPADQKILHILPQEFLIDDQEGVKEPLGMSGVRLEAKVHLVTCAVNAAQNIEKCIRRCGLEVEDIILEQLASSFSVLTEDEKELGVCVVDIGGGTTDIAVFKEGAIRHTGVIPIAGDQVTNDIAMAFRTPTPHAEEIKIKYACALAKLTGPDETIKVPSVGDREPRDLSRQALAEVVEPRYDELFTLVQAELRRSGFEDLIAAGIVLTGGTAKMEGVVELAEEIFHMPVRLGAPQNTRGLKDIVNNPIYSTGVGLLQYAIKQQQEGRAITHVRDNDDSWFGRLKKLFQSHF comes from the coding sequence ATGGCCCATGTAGCTGACAGCAAGATGATTGTCGGTCTGGATATCGGTACATCCAAAGTCGTCGCTATAGTCGGTGCCATTACTCCCGAGGGCGAATTGGAAGTGGTGGGGATCGGCTCACACCGCTCCAGCGGACTCAAGAAGGGTGTGGTGGTGAATATTGAATCGACCGTGCAGTCCATTCAACGGGCGATCGAAGAGGCTGAGCTGATGGCCGGCTGCCAGATCCACTCGGTCTACGCCGGTATTGCCGGCAGCCACATCCGTAGCCTGAACTCGCACGGCATCGTGGCGATCAAGGACCGCGAGGTGTATCCCCAGGATCTGGAGCGGGTGATTGATGCCGCCCAGGCCGTGGCCATTCCGGCGGACCAGAAAATCCTGCACATTCTTCCGCAGGAATTCCTGATCGACGATCAGGAGGGCGTCAAAGAGCCGCTGGGCATGTCCGGTGTTCGTCTGGAGGCGAAGGTTCACCTGGTCACCTGTGCGGTCAATGCGGCGCAGAACATCGAGAAATGCATTCGGCGCTGTGGGCTGGAGGTGGAAGACATCATTCTCGAGCAGCTCGCCTCAAGCTTTTCGGTGCTGACCGAAGATGAGAAAGAGCTGGGTGTCTGCGTGGTGGATATCGGTGGCGGCACGACCGACATTGCGGTGTTCAAGGAGGGGGCCATCCGTCACACCGGCGTGATTCCCATCGCCGGTGATCAGGTCACCAACGACATCGCCATGGCGTTCCGTACCCCGACGCCCCATGCGGAAGAAATCAAAATCAAATACGCCTGTGCCCTGGCGAAGCTGACGGGCCCGGATGAAACCATCAAGGTGCCGAGCGTGGGCGATCGCGAGCCGCGGGATCTGTCCCGCCAGGCGTTGGCTGAAGTGGTTGAGCCTCGCTACGACGAGCTGTTTACGCTGGTACAGGCGGAGCTTCGGCGCAGTGGCTTTGAAGATCTGATTGCCGCCGGCATCGTGCTGACCGGGGGCACCGCGAAAATGGAGGGCGTGGTTGAACTGGCGGAAGAAATTTTCCACATGCCGGTGCGCCTGGGCGCGCCCCAGAACACTCGCGGTCTCAAAGATATTGTCAACAACCCCATTTACTCAACCGGCGTTGGCTTATTGCAATACGCCATCAAGCAACAGCAAGAGGGGAGGGCCATCACGCATGTCCGAGACAACGACGACTCCTGGTTCGGTCGCTTGAAAAAACTGTTTCAAAGTCATTTTTAA
- the murC gene encoding UDP-N-acetylmuramate--L-alanine ligase, whose protein sequence is MRRIRRIHFIGIGGAGMSGIAEVLINQGYEITGSDLKASGTTRRLEAMGATVFIGHREENVADAHVVVNSSAVKADNPEMISARERRIPIVRRAEMLGELMRYRHGIAVAGTHGKTTTTSLMASVLAAGGQHPTFIIGGLVNSAGSNAQLGASRYLVAEADESDASFLHLQPMVAVVTNIDADHMDTYGGDFNQLKRTFIEFIHNLPFYGLAVLCGDDPVVRDIIPSLSRPILTYGFEAHCDFRAINVRKDKMQTRFDVERPDHKEPLSIELNIPGLHNVLNATAVVAVATDEGLSDQAIRDGLKHFAGVGRRFQVYGHYQVENGEAMLVDDYGHHPREVAATIAAIRDGWPDRRLVMVYQPHRYTRTRDLYEDFVDVLSSVDALVLLEVYSAGEDPIPGADGRHLSRSIRMRGAVEPIFVESVDDVPDVIRDIVKPGDIVITQGAGNVGALAGELAQRKLR, encoded by the coding sequence ATGCGTCGCATTCGACGCATTCACTTTATCGGCATCGGCGGTGCGGGTATGAGTGGTATCGCGGAGGTGCTGATCAACCAGGGCTATGAAATCACCGGCTCCGACCTGAAAGCCTCCGGCACTACCCGTCGCCTCGAAGCGATGGGGGCCACCGTGTTTATCGGCCACCGTGAAGAGAACGTGGCGGATGCGCACGTTGTGGTCAACTCCAGTGCGGTGAAAGCGGACAATCCGGAGATGATCAGCGCCCGCGAACGGCGTATTCCCATCGTGCGGCGCGCCGAGATGCTCGGTGAACTGATGCGCTATCGCCACGGTATTGCGGTGGCCGGCACTCACGGTAAAACCACCACTACCAGCCTCATGGCATCGGTGCTGGCGGCCGGCGGGCAGCACCCGACCTTCATTATTGGCGGCCTGGTCAATAGCGCGGGCAGCAATGCCCAGTTGGGGGCAAGTCGCTATCTGGTGGCGGAAGCGGACGAAAGTGATGCGTCCTTCCTGCATTTGCAGCCCATGGTCGCAGTGGTGACCAACATCGACGCGGATCACATGGACACCTATGGGGGCGACTTCAACCAGTTGAAGCGCACCTTTATCGAATTCATTCACAACCTGCCGTTCTACGGGCTGGCGGTGTTGTGCGGGGATGATCCAGTGGTGCGCGACATCATCCCATCGCTCTCGCGCCCGATACTGACCTATGGCTTTGAGGCCCACTGTGATTTTCGGGCGATCAATGTAAGAAAGGACAAGATGCAGACCCGTTTTGACGTCGAGCGCCCGGACCATAAAGAGCCGCTGTCGATCGAGCTCAATATTCCCGGGTTGCACAACGTGTTGAATGCGACGGCAGTAGTGGCCGTCGCCACCGATGAAGGCCTGAGCGATCAGGCCATTCGGGACGGGCTGAAGCATTTTGCCGGTGTGGGTCGTCGCTTCCAGGTGTATGGCCACTACCAGGTCGAGAACGGCGAAGCCATGTTGGTGGACGACTATGGACATCACCCCCGCGAAGTGGCGGCAACGATTGCGGCCATCCGCGATGGTTGGCCGGATCGCCGCTTGGTGATGGTCTATCAGCCGCACCGCTACACGCGTACCCGGGATCTCTACGAAGACTTTGTGGACGTGTTGTCGTCGGTTGATGCGCTGGTGTTGCTGGAAGTCTACAGCGCCGGCGAAGACCCCATCCCGGGCGCGGATGGCCGCCACCTGAGCCGTAGCATTCGGATGCGCGGTGCGGTCGAACCGATATTTGTTGAGTCGGTGGATGATGTGCCCGATGTGATTCGGGATATCGTCAAGCCGGGCGACATTGTGATTACTCAGGGTGCCGGTAACGTCGGCGCTCTGGCAGGTGAACTCGCCCAGCGCAAGTTGCGCTAG
- a CDS encoding cell division protein FtsQ/DivIB, whose translation MKSGSVKRIPGQGRVTPRGATRKSQPRKDWGVILRAGRRWVGLVLLVGMLIGAGNWLVEPVSGWLNRPVAEVSVEGTFRYLSRRRIETLLSDQLGEGFLQLDLAAIKQVLEAEPWVAQAALTRRWPDLLHVKIIEEEPIARWGEIGFLDRGGDIIAVDDQSALAHLPLLAGSDADAVAMMERYQDLAQMLRHRGLSIQSLRSDRKNAWRLTLSDGVALVIGRDQVLEKMQRFATVYDRQLSERWDDIEQVDLRYHNGVAVAWKAQQEEAETQ comes from the coding sequence ATGAAGTCTGGTTCGGTAAAACGGATTCCCGGGCAGGGCAGAGTGACGCCGCGTGGCGCCACCCGAAAAAGCCAACCCCGAAAGGACTGGGGAGTCATTCTCAGGGCAGGGCGCCGATGGGTTGGCTTGGTGTTACTGGTGGGGATGTTGATTGGCGCGGGAAATTGGTTGGTTGAGCCGGTCAGCGGATGGTTGAATCGGCCGGTCGCCGAAGTGAGTGTCGAGGGAACGTTTCGCTACCTGAGCCGTAGGCGGATCGAAACGTTACTGAGTGATCAACTGGGGGAAGGATTCCTGCAGTTGGATCTAGCGGCGATCAAGCAGGTACTGGAAGCGGAGCCCTGGGTGGCCCAGGCAGCATTGACAAGGCGTTGGCCGGACCTGCTGCACGTGAAAATTATTGAGGAGGAGCCGATTGCCCGTTGGGGTGAGATCGGATTCCTGGATCGCGGCGGAGATATCATTGCCGTTGACGATCAATCGGCGCTGGCGCATTTGCCCCTGCTGGCCGGATCGGATGCGGATGCCGTGGCGATGATGGAGCGTTACCAGGATCTGGCGCAGATGCTGCGTCATCGGGGGCTGAGTATTCAGTCGCTGAGAAGTGATCGGAAAAATGCCTGGCGCCTGACTTTGAGTGACGGAGTTGCTCTGGTGATCGGACGGGATCAGGTGCTGGAGAAGATGCAGCGATTCGCCACGGTTTACGACCGGCAGTTGAGCGAGCGCTGGGACGACATAGAGCAGGTGGATTTACGCTACCACAACGGGGTAGCGGTCGCCTGGAAAGCACAACAGGAAGAAGCAGAAACGCAATGA
- a CDS encoding D-alanine--D-alanine ligase translates to MSTEANNTVSAASAGFNPGRVGVLYGGTSAEREISLQTGAAVLDALRQSGVDAVGIDIGADTIAQLQATPMDVAFIALHGPGGEDGRIQGVLEYMGIPYTGSDVSASALAMDKLRSKQLWAGIGLSTPEFAVVNADSDWDQVLKNLGGDAIVKPAHEGSSIGMARVQSGAELAQAYRDAAHYDGSVLVERLITGSEYTVAILDGEALPPIKLETDHRFYDYDAKYLADDTRYLCPCGLDAEREQGLKALALQAFNSLGCRGWGRVDVMADHLGNFYLLEVNTVPGMTSHSLVPMAAQAAGLSFAELVVRIVRACQTES, encoded by the coding sequence GTGAGCACAGAAGCAAACAACACAGTGTCCGCTGCCTCCGCCGGGTTCAACCCGGGTCGGGTGGGCGTGTTGTACGGCGGAACCTCGGCCGAGCGGGAAATTTCCCTGCAGACCGGCGCCGCGGTGTTGGACGCATTGCGCCAGTCCGGTGTGGACGCGGTGGGGATTGATATCGGAGCGGATACCATTGCCCAGTTACAGGCCACGCCAATGGACGTGGCATTTATCGCCTTGCATGGCCCCGGCGGTGAAGACGGTCGAATTCAGGGCGTGCTGGAATACATGGGCATTCCCTACACCGGCAGCGATGTGTCAGCCTCGGCGTTGGCGATGGATAAGCTGCGCAGTAAACAATTGTGGGCGGGTATCGGCTTGTCCACGCCAGAGTTTGCCGTGGTCAATGCGGACAGCGATTGGGATCAGGTTCTGAAAAACCTCGGTGGTGACGCCATTGTGAAGCCGGCCCACGAAGGGTCCAGCATTGGTATGGCACGGGTGCAGAGTGGTGCCGAATTGGCCCAGGCGTATCGGGATGCCGCGCATTACGATGGCAGTGTGTTGGTTGAACGCCTGATTACCGGCAGTGAATACACGGTGGCCATTCTCGACGGTGAGGCACTACCTCCCATCAAGCTGGAAACGGACCACCGCTTTTACGATTACGATGCCAAGTACCTGGCCGACGACACGCGTTACTTGTGCCCCTGCGGCCTGGATGCGGAGCGCGAGCAGGGGCTCAAGGCACTCGCCTTGCAGGCATTCAACAGCCTCGGTTGTCGGGGCTGGGGCCGGGTGGATGTGATGGCCGACCACTTGGGCAACTTCTATTTACTGGAAGTGAATACTGTGCCGGGTATGACCAGCCACAGTCTGGTGCCGATGGCGGCGCAGGCTGCTGGCTTGAGTTTCGCCGAGCTGGTGGTGCGGATTGTGCGAGCCTGCCAGACGGAGTCATGA
- the murD gene encoding UDP-N-acetylmuramoyl-L-alanine--D-glutamate ligase has protein sequence MPQLIASSCETAIVGAGVTGVSVARFLARRGQVFTLLDTRADHPQREVLEREFGAERVQFGALDVALLSRVEEVVVSPGIAMSTPELQQARNAGARLVGDIELFVRYAKAPLIAITGSNAKSTVTTLVGEMAKDAGVRVAVGGNLGTPALDLLDDSVELYVLELSSFQLEGVTKLSAKVATVLNVSADHMDRYPNMPAYHQAKLRVYFGAEQVVYNSQSVLTQPPMSVNAIPVTFGGRPEFHRFGATEHEGELWLYWQLDPLMPASELKIKGRHNIDNALAALALGHSAGLAHESMLNTLRRFRGLAHRCEWVAEHDGVAYYNDSKGTNVGAAVAAIEGLMPPQGKVVLIAGGDPKGADFAELRKPVERCVRTLVLIGTAADAMEATLGDLADVLRADSMEDAVRKAAAAAQSGDVVLLSPACASFDMFRNYQDRGEQFRQAVEGQQ, from the coding sequence GTGCCTCAACTGATTGCGTCAAGCTGTGAAACCGCCATCGTGGGCGCCGGTGTGACCGGCGTCTCCGTCGCGCGTTTTCTGGCGCGTCGGGGGCAGGTGTTCACGTTGCTGGATACCCGTGCGGATCATCCCCAGCGCGAGGTGCTGGAGCGGGAGTTTGGTGCCGAGCGGGTGCAGTTCGGCGCTCTCGATGTGGCACTGCTGAGCCGGGTGGAGGAAGTGGTGGTCAGCCCGGGAATCGCAATGAGCACCCCCGAACTGCAACAGGCGCGCAATGCCGGCGCTCGTCTGGTGGGCGATATCGAACTGTTCGTGCGTTACGCCAAGGCGCCGCTGATCGCGATTACCGGCTCCAACGCCAAGAGCACGGTCACCACCCTGGTGGGTGAGATGGCCAAAGATGCGGGCGTGCGGGTCGCCGTTGGCGGCAACCTCGGCACCCCGGCACTGGACCTGCTCGATGACAGCGTTGAGTTGTATGTGTTGGAGCTGTCCAGCTTTCAACTGGAAGGTGTCACGAAACTGAGCGCCAAGGTGGCCACGGTGCTCAATGTCAGCGCCGACCATATGGATCGTTACCCGAACATGCCCGCCTACCATCAGGCCAAGTTGCGGGTTTATTTCGGTGCGGAACAGGTGGTGTACAACAGCCAGAGTGTACTGACCCAGCCACCGATGAGTGTCAATGCGATACCGGTCACCTTCGGGGGACGCCCGGAGTTTCACCGGTTTGGCGCCACCGAGCATGAGGGCGAGCTGTGGCTGTACTGGCAGCTCGATCCCCTGATGCCGGCAAGCGAATTGAAAATCAAGGGACGGCACAATATTGATAACGCGTTGGCGGCGTTAGCGCTGGGCCATTCGGCGGGCTTGGCGCACGAGTCCATGCTCAACACCCTGCGTCGCTTCCGGGGCTTGGCGCACCGGTGCGAGTGGGTGGCCGAACACGATGGCGTGGCCTACTACAACGACTCCAAGGGCACCAACGTGGGCGCCGCCGTGGCGGCCATTGAAGGGCTGATGCCCCCACAGGGAAAGGTTGTACTGATCGCCGGGGGCGACCCCAAAGGCGCGGACTTTGCCGAGTTGCGCAAACCGGTCGAGCGCTGTGTTCGCACCCTGGTGTTGATTGGCACCGCCGCCGATGCCATGGAGGCGACGCTGGGCGACTTGGCGGACGTGCTTCGCGCGGACTCCATGGAGGATGCGGTGCGCAAAGCCGCCGCCGCGGCACAGTCGGGCGATGTGGTTCTGTTGTCTCCGGCCTGCGCGAGCTTCGATATGTTCCGCAATTATCAGGACCGGGGTGAGCAGTTCCGCCAGGCAGTGGAGGGCCAGCAATGA
- the ftsW gene encoding putative lipid II flippase FtsW gives MINWLKQHWEESVAIFRGGVDQWLILLWLGLLSIGLVMIASASIAFAADTYGDPWFFTKRHFVYLMLGMAVAALVVAVPVRYAQQYAGWLMVATLGLLCLVLVPGIGREVNGARRWLDLGLISVQISEVAKVAAVVFFASFFARRHQELYTGWQGFVKPVLVLGMMCLLLLFQPDFGSAVVLASVVLAMMFIAGVKLWHFGLLGAAAIACLAALAVYSPYRMTRLVTFLDPWSAQFGSGYQLTQSLIAFGRGEWFGLGLGNSLQKLFYLPEAHTDFIAAIMAEEFGLIGLVVMLGVFAALIVRVFAIARASLTANRLFAAFASYGVAILFTFQVFINVGVASGLLPTKGLTLPFISYGGSSLLIGCALIGFVIRVDWEQRQAVPVSRVRTRVKPVSVSSQWREAA, from the coding sequence ATGATCAATTGGCTCAAACAGCACTGGGAAGAATCCGTGGCGATTTTCCGTGGCGGCGTGGATCAATGGCTGATTCTCCTGTGGCTCGGTCTGCTCAGTATTGGCCTGGTGATGATCGCTTCCGCCTCGATCGCGTTTGCGGCCGACACATACGGAGACCCCTGGTTCTTTACCAAGCGGCATTTTGTGTACCTGATGTTGGGGATGGCGGTTGCCGCTCTGGTCGTGGCGGTGCCGGTGCGCTATGCCCAGCAATACGCGGGCTGGTTGATGGTCGCGACCTTGGGGCTTCTCTGCCTGGTGTTGGTGCCGGGTATTGGCCGGGAAGTGAACGGTGCCCGTCGCTGGCTGGACCTGGGATTGATCTCGGTTCAGATTTCGGAAGTGGCCAAAGTGGCTGCGGTTGTGTTCTTTGCCAGCTTCTTCGCCCGTCGGCATCAGGAGTTGTATACCGGCTGGCAAGGCTTTGTGAAGCCGGTGCTGGTGTTGGGAATGATGTGTCTGCTGCTGCTGTTCCAGCCGGACTTCGGTAGCGCCGTGGTGTTGGCCAGTGTGGTGCTGGCCATGATGTTTATTGCGGGGGTCAAGCTCTGGCACTTCGGGTTATTGGGTGCGGCGGCCATTGCCTGTCTGGCAGCGCTGGCGGTGTACTCCCCCTATCGGATGACCCGTTTGGTGACCTTTCTGGATCCCTGGTCGGCCCAGTTCGGCTCCGGCTATCAGTTGACGCAATCCCTGATCGCCTTCGGTCGGGGCGAGTGGTTTGGGCTTGGCCTCGGGAACAGTCTCCAGAAACTGTTTTACCTGCCGGAAGCGCACACTGATTTTATTGCCGCCATCATGGCCGAGGAGTTTGGACTGATCGGTCTGGTGGTGATGCTCGGGGTATTCGCGGCGTTGATCGTACGGGTTTTTGCGATCGCCCGCGCAAGCCTGACCGCCAACCGGTTGTTTGCCGCGTTCGCCTCTTACGGTGTGGCCATATTGTTTACCTTTCAGGTATTCATCAACGTGGGTGTTGCGTCGGGTTTGCTACCCACCAAGGGACTGACTCTGCCGTTCATCAGTTATGGCGGTAGCAGCTTGTTGATTGGCTGCGCGCTGATCGGCTTTGTGATTCGGGTGGATTGGGAGCAGCGCCAGGCGGTTCCGGTATCGCGCGTGCGCACCCGGGTCAAGCCGGTGTCGGTGAGCTCACAGTGGCGGGAGGCGGCATGA
- the murG gene encoding undecaprenyldiphospho-muramoylpentapeptide beta-N-acetylglucosaminyltransferase — MMTSASHKKALIMAGGTGGHVFPALAVARELQAQGVQVAWLGTAKGIEARLVPGAGIALHYLSVQGVRGRGMAGLLKAPFLILAAICQALAVIWRFKPDVVVGFGGFASGPGGIAAKLLWKPLVIHEQNAIPGTTNRYLAPWAQSVLTAFPTALKGAQVVGNPVRRELAALAAPAERFSARGEQPLRLLVLGGSLGAQAINEQVPEALARLAPEARPMVWHQSGAAHQEVTRSHYDAADVDARVDAFIDDMAEAYAWADWVICRAGALTISELMTAGLAALLIPFPHAIDDHQTHNAAVLVNAGAALAVSQKDLDGEKLAALMREEFSERNRLRAMAERGRQLARPEAARVVAEQCIAQTEVNRG, encoded by the coding sequence ATGATGACTTCAGCCTCCCATAAAAAAGCCTTGATTATGGCCGGCGGCACCGGAGGTCATGTGTTTCCGGCGTTGGCGGTGGCGCGCGAGCTGCAGGCACAAGGCGTTCAGGTCGCTTGGTTGGGCACCGCCAAAGGCATTGAAGCCCGTCTGGTGCCGGGTGCGGGTATTGCCCTGCATTATCTGTCCGTGCAGGGCGTACGGGGTCGCGGTATGGCGGGCCTTCTGAAAGCGCCGTTTTTGATTCTGGCGGCCATTTGTCAGGCGCTGGCGGTGATCTGGCGGTTCAAGCCGGATGTCGTGGTGGGCTTTGGCGGGTTTGCCTCCGGCCCTGGTGGTATTGCGGCAAAACTGTTGTGGAAACCCTTGGTCATTCACGAACAGAACGCCATCCCGGGCACGACAAATCGTTACCTGGCGCCTTGGGCTCAATCGGTACTCACTGCCTTCCCGACAGCTTTGAAAGGAGCGCAGGTGGTGGGCAATCCGGTGCGACGCGAGCTGGCGGCTCTGGCGGCACCCGCGGAGCGTTTCAGCGCGCGGGGCGAGCAGCCGCTGCGGCTTCTGGTGCTGGGTGGCAGCCTGGGTGCGCAGGCCATTAACGAACAGGTGCCGGAAGCGTTGGCTCGACTTGCGCCCGAGGCCCGCCCGATGGTGTGGCATCAAAGTGGCGCGGCCCATCAGGAAGTCACCCGGTCGCACTATGATGCGGCCGACGTGGACGCTCGGGTGGATGCGTTTATCGATGATATGGCCGAGGCCTACGCCTGGGCCGATTGGGTGATCTGTCGAGCCGGCGCCCTGACAATTTCAGAGTTGATGACAGCGGGGTTGGCGGCATTGTTGATTCCGTTCCCGCACGCCATCGACGATCACCAGACGCACAATGCGGCCGTGCTGGTGAATGCTGGTGCCGCGCTGGCGGTCTCACAAAAAGATCTGGACGGTGAGAAGCTGGCAGCCTTGATGCGGGAAGAGTTTTCCGAGCGCAATCGCCTGCGCGCCATGGCCGAACGTGGCCGCCAGTTGGCACGACCCGAAGCGGCGCGAGTGGTCGCCGAGCAATGCATTGCCCAAACCGAGGTCAATCGTGGATAA